In one Panulirus ornatus isolate Po-2019 chromosome 25, ASM3632096v1, whole genome shotgun sequence genomic region, the following are encoded:
- the LOC139757166 gene encoding uncharacterized protein, translating into MTMWARLGIGVVVLVVGVQGFGEVAEWQQQREKAVDALFQQQEAAWGVELLQQAAKQGNMDAESDLTLARLLGTGLTQDIDGAAASSSSLVSVGGTRAHTTQALLLSHNLTGTSLTQEERKSQAVSHYLLAAMGNDPLAQIMVGRHYWSGGDCDAALQYLRRAATSVLPTTTEEAKGRNPPRFVWPEDDNTPSTYQVPSLDEFQFLEYSAMSGDPEAALRAGIILYKGVPDVGYDPVRAARYLRQASEANSTTAMVLLASMHLHNTISPDRDDTLELLQSALSLGDKSAHTYLGLLHMKGYGEVPKNLGKARKHLEEGIKTGSVEAFYLLGKLYEDPDSSGSVEEAMMMWEVSATFGHVPSAFRVAENYWQRMQKVTTTTVTPDGSSALAENICRNALPLYRMIALSGNWQYLQEAAFEDYNKGRYSAALLKYLLLSDLGYASAHVNAGRLLDSGITGVYRNEEAAYSEALKVWQRAADAGLATGHVRLGDMYYYGHGVPADEHSAAKYYGQAAHLGSPQAMFSLANMKEWGQGVSQNVTRARELYEAALEADADAYVPVTLALLRMDMLLGMNATLGLDLYAGRSSLASLLDPTLGLMSTLDACVPAWDIVVMVGLATLILLLVAARHRR; encoded by the coding sequence ATGACGATGTGGGCTAGGTTAGGTATTGGTGTAGTTGTGCTAGTGGTGGGAGTGCAGGGCTTTGGGGAAGTGGCAGAATGGCAACAGCAGAGGGAAAAAGCCGTTGATGCCCTCTTCCAGCAGCAGGAGGCCGCCTGGGGCGTGGAGCTCCTGCAGCAGGCGGCAAAACAAGGAAACATGGACGCCGAGAGTGACCTAACCCTGGCACGCCTCCTGGGGACAGGTCTGACGCAGGATATCGATGGGGCAGCAGCATCCTCCAGTAGTCTGGTCAGTGTCGGGGGCACGAGGGCCCACACCACTCAAGCCTTGCTCCTCTCGCACAACCTGACGGGCACCTCTCTCACGCAGGAGGAGCGGAAGAGTCAGGCAGTGTCGCATTACCTGCTGGCGGCCATGGGTAATGACCCCCTGGCCCAGATCATGGTGGGGAGGCACTACTGGAGTGGTGGGGACTGTGATGCCGCCCTCCAGTACCTGCGACGGGCGGCCACCtccgtcctccccaccaccacggaGGAAGCCAAGGGCCGCAACCCGCCAAGGTTCGTGTGGCCTGAGGAcgacaacaccccctccacctaCCAGGTACCTTCTCTGGACGAATTCCAGTTCCTGGAGTACTCTGCCATGAGCGGCGACCCCGAGGCAGCCCTGCGGGCGGGCATAATCCTGTACAAGGGCGTGCCCGATGTTGGGTATGACCCCGTGCGCGCCGCCCGCTACCTCCGACAGGCAAGCGAGGCTAACAGCACCACAGCCATGGTGCTCCTAGCCTCCATGCACCTGCACAACACCATCAGCCCGGATCGTGACGACACGCTGGAGCTCCTGCAGTCGGCCCTCAGCCTCGGGGACAAGTCTGCCCACACATACTTAGGCCTCCTGCACATGAAGGGGTACGGGGAGGTGCCCAAGAATCTAGGTAAGGCCAGGAAGCACCTCGAAGAAGGCATCAAAACCGGTAGCGTGGAGGCGTTCTACCTCCTGGGTAAATTATACGAGGATCCCGACAGCTCTGGGAGTGTGGAGGAAGccatgatgatgtgggaggtgtCGGCCACCTTTGGTCACGTGCCCTCGGCCTTCCGGGTGGCAGAGAACTACTGGCAGAGGATGCAGAaggtgaccaccaccaccgtcactccTGACGGGAGCTCGGCTCTGGCCGAGAACATTTGCCGTAACGCCCTCCCGCTGTACCGCATGATTGCGCTCTCCGGCAACTGGCAGTACCTGCAGGAGGCCGCCTTCGAGGACTACAACAAGGGCCGCTACTCGGCCGCGCTTCTCAAGTACCTGCTGCTCTCCGACCTGGGCTACGCCTCGGCCCACGTCAACGCAGGTCGGCTACTGGACTCGGGCATCACCGGCGTCTACAGGAATGAGGAGGCTGCCTACAGCGAGGCGCTCAAGGTGTGGCAACGGGCGGCGGACGCAGGGCTGGCCACGGGGCACGTCCGCCTTGGCGATATGTACTACTACGGCCATGGCGTTCCCGCCGACGAACACTCGGCAGCCAAGTACTATGGCCAGGCGGCGCACCTAGGCAGCCCCCAGGCCATGTTCAGCCTGGCGAACATGAAGGAGTGGGGCCAGGGTGTTAGCCAGAACGTGACCCGCGCCAGGGAGCTGTACGAGGCCGCCCTAGAAGCTGACGCTGACGCCTACGTCCCCGTCACCCTGGCGCTCCTCAGGATGGACATGTTGCTGGGGATGAACGCCACACTGGGTCTTGATCTGTATGCTGGTAGGTCCTCCCTCGCCTCACTCCTGGACCCCACGCTCGGCCTTATGTCAACATTAGATGCTTGTGTTCCTGCCTGGGATATTGTGGTCATGGTGGGCCTGGCTACCCTCATCCTGCTCCTGGTGGCTGCCAGACACAGGCGCTGA